A stretch of Hirundo rustica isolate bHirRus1 chromosome 22, bHirRus1.pri.v3, whole genome shotgun sequence DNA encodes these proteins:
- the LOC120762276 gene encoding solute carrier family 2, facilitated glucose transporter member 5-like isoform X2, which yields MKLKGEKRESSEGSEGAKGKMTLPLALVALISAFGSSFQYGYNVSVINSPAPYMQDFYNRTYLDRTGAPMDGGFQTLLWSLTVSMFPLGGFFGSLMVWPMVNNCGRKGTLLINNLFSIAAAILMGTSELAKTFEVIILSRVVMGIFAGLASNVVPMFLGEMSPKNLRGAIGVVPQLFITIGILAAQILGLNSILGNAEGWPVLLGLTGIPSLLQLLTLPFFPESPRYLLIQKGNEEQARRALQRLRGREDVDDEIQEMYQEDQSEKEEGQFSVLSLFTFKGLRWQLISIIVMMAGQQLSGVNGVFYYADRIFESAGVASSSIQYVTVSIGAINVVMTLLAVFIVESLGRRILLLAGFVLCSASCAILTLALNLQNTVSWMSYLSIVSVIAYIIGHAIGPSPIPAVMITEMFLQSSRPAAFMVGGSVHWLSNFTVGLVFLYMEAGLGPYCFLIFCGICVTTMLYIFFVVPETKNKTFMEINRIMAKRNKVEIQESKELQNSYPLGKQEEKKALSSSEM from the exons ATGAAGCTGAAAGGAGAGAAGCGGGAGAGCTCCGAGGGCAGCGAAGGTGCCAAGGGG aAAATGACACTTCCCCTGGCCCTGGTAGCTCTGATTTCTGCCTTTGGATCTTCCTTCCAGTACGGCTACAACGTGTCCGTGATCAACTCTCCTGCCCCG TACATGCAAGACTTTTACAACAGAACCTACCTGGACAGGACAGGAGCGCCCATGGATGGAGGCTTCCAGACGCTGCTCTGGTCCCTCACTGTGTCCATGTTCCCTCTGGGTGGCTTCTTTGGCTCACTCATGGTGTGGCCAATGGTCAACAACTGTGGCCG AAAAGGCACTTTGCTGATAAATAACCTCTTCTCCATCGCTGCTGCAATCCTTATGGGAACCTCCGAGCTGGCAAAAACCTTTGAAGTAATCATCCTTTCCCGTGTTGTCATGGGAATATTTGCTG GTCTGGCTTCCAACGTGGTTCCCATGTTCCTTGGAGAAATGTCCCCCAAAAACCTGAGAGGAGCCATTGGGGTGGTCCCACAGCTCTTCATCACCATTGGCATCCTTGCAGCTCAGATCCTTGGTCTCAACAGCATCCTCGGGAATGCTGAAG GGtggcctgtgctgctggggctcacCGGGATCCCCTCCCTGCTTCAGCTCCTGACACTGCCCTTTTTCCCCGAGAGCCCCAGATACCTGCTCATCCAAAAGGGCAACGAAGAGCAGGCACGGAGAG ctctgcagaggctgcggggccgggaggACGTGGATGATGAGATCCAGGAGATGTACCAGGAGGACCAgtcagagaaggaggaggggcAGTTCTCCGTGCTCAGCCTGTTCACCTTCAAGGGCCTGAGGTGGCAGCTCATCTCCATCATCGTCATGATGGCAGGCCAGCAGCTCTCGGGGGTCAATGGG GTCTTCTACTACGCAGACAGAATCTTCGAGTCAGCAGgggtggccagcagcagcatccagtACGTCACCGTGTCCATAGGTGCCATCAATGTCGTCATGACTTTGCTTGCT GTTTTCATTGTGGAATCCCTGGGGAGGAGGATCCTTCTCCTGGCTGGctttgtgctctgctctgcctcctgtGCAATCTTAACGCTGGCCCTCAATCTCCAG AACACTGTCTCCTGGATGTCCTACCTGAGCATAGTCAGCGTCATTGCCTACATCATTGGACACGCCATCGGACCCA GTCCCATTCCCGCCGTGATGATCACGGAGATGTTCCTGCAGTCGTCCCGACCCGCGGCGTTCATGGTGGGGGGCTCTGTGCACTGGCTGAGCAACTTCACCGTGGGGCTGGTGTTCCTCTACATGGAG gctgggctggggccctACTGCTTCCTCATCTTCTGTGGCATCTGCGTCACCACCATGCTTTACATCTTCTTTGTTGTTCCTGAGACCAAGAATAAAACCTTCATGGAAATCAACAGGATCATGGCCAAGAGGAACAAAGTGGAGATTCAGGAAAGCAAAGAGCTACAGAATTCCTATCCCCTGGGCaagcaggaagagaagaaagcgCTGTCCAGCAGTGAGATGTGA
- the LOC120762276 gene encoding solute carrier family 2, facilitated glucose transporter member 5-like isoform X1: MCLEGHRRGLSAQGTSIPQAALTGIVLGVCDSHPNMKLKGEKRESSEGSEGAKGKMTLPLALVALISAFGSSFQYGYNVSVINSPAPYMQDFYNRTYLDRTGAPMDGGFQTLLWSLTVSMFPLGGFFGSLMVWPMVNNCGRKGTLLINNLFSIAAAILMGTSELAKTFEVIILSRVVMGIFAGLASNVVPMFLGEMSPKNLRGAIGVVPQLFITIGILAAQILGLNSILGNAEGWPVLLGLTGIPSLLQLLTLPFFPESPRYLLIQKGNEEQARRALQRLRGREDVDDEIQEMYQEDQSEKEEGQFSVLSLFTFKGLRWQLISIIVMMAGQQLSGVNGVFYYADRIFESAGVASSSIQYVTVSIGAINVVMTLLAVFIVESLGRRILLLAGFVLCSASCAILTLALNLQNTVSWMSYLSIVSVIAYIIGHAIGPSPIPAVMITEMFLQSSRPAAFMVGGSVHWLSNFTVGLVFLYMEAGLGPYCFLIFCGICVTTMLYIFFVVPETKNKTFMEINRIMAKRNKVEIQESKELQNSYPLGKQEEKKALSSSEM; the protein is encoded by the exons ATGTGCTTGGAGGGTCACAGAAGGGGTCTCTCTGCGCAGGGCACCTCCATCCCCCAGGCTGCCTTGACTGGAATTGTGCTCGGCGTCTGTGATTCCCACCCCAACATGAAGCTGAAAGGAGAGAAGCGGGAGAGCTCCGAGGGCAGCGAAGGTGCCAAGGGG aAAATGACACTTCCCCTGGCCCTGGTAGCTCTGATTTCTGCCTTTGGATCTTCCTTCCAGTACGGCTACAACGTGTCCGTGATCAACTCTCCTGCCCCG TACATGCAAGACTTTTACAACAGAACCTACCTGGACAGGACAGGAGCGCCCATGGATGGAGGCTTCCAGACGCTGCTCTGGTCCCTCACTGTGTCCATGTTCCCTCTGGGTGGCTTCTTTGGCTCACTCATGGTGTGGCCAATGGTCAACAACTGTGGCCG AAAAGGCACTTTGCTGATAAATAACCTCTTCTCCATCGCTGCTGCAATCCTTATGGGAACCTCCGAGCTGGCAAAAACCTTTGAAGTAATCATCCTTTCCCGTGTTGTCATGGGAATATTTGCTG GTCTGGCTTCCAACGTGGTTCCCATGTTCCTTGGAGAAATGTCCCCCAAAAACCTGAGAGGAGCCATTGGGGTGGTCCCACAGCTCTTCATCACCATTGGCATCCTTGCAGCTCAGATCCTTGGTCTCAACAGCATCCTCGGGAATGCTGAAG GGtggcctgtgctgctggggctcacCGGGATCCCCTCCCTGCTTCAGCTCCTGACACTGCCCTTTTTCCCCGAGAGCCCCAGATACCTGCTCATCCAAAAGGGCAACGAAGAGCAGGCACGGAGAG ctctgcagaggctgcggggccgggaggACGTGGATGATGAGATCCAGGAGATGTACCAGGAGGACCAgtcagagaaggaggaggggcAGTTCTCCGTGCTCAGCCTGTTCACCTTCAAGGGCCTGAGGTGGCAGCTCATCTCCATCATCGTCATGATGGCAGGCCAGCAGCTCTCGGGGGTCAATGGG GTCTTCTACTACGCAGACAGAATCTTCGAGTCAGCAGgggtggccagcagcagcatccagtACGTCACCGTGTCCATAGGTGCCATCAATGTCGTCATGACTTTGCTTGCT GTTTTCATTGTGGAATCCCTGGGGAGGAGGATCCTTCTCCTGGCTGGctttgtgctctgctctgcctcctgtGCAATCTTAACGCTGGCCCTCAATCTCCAG AACACTGTCTCCTGGATGTCCTACCTGAGCATAGTCAGCGTCATTGCCTACATCATTGGACACGCCATCGGACCCA GTCCCATTCCCGCCGTGATGATCACGGAGATGTTCCTGCAGTCGTCCCGACCCGCGGCGTTCATGGTGGGGGGCTCTGTGCACTGGCTGAGCAACTTCACCGTGGGGCTGGTGTTCCTCTACATGGAG gctgggctggggccctACTGCTTCCTCATCTTCTGTGGCATCTGCGTCACCACCATGCTTTACATCTTCTTTGTTGTTCCTGAGACCAAGAATAAAACCTTCATGGAAATCAACAGGATCATGGCCAAGAGGAACAAAGTGGAGATTCAGGAAAGCAAAGAGCTACAGAATTCCTATCCCCTGGGCaagcaggaagagaagaaagcgCTGTCCAGCAGTGAGATGTGA